One Leucobacter muris DNA segment encodes these proteins:
- a CDS encoding efflux RND transporter permease subunit: MSFLTRTSLKNRLIVGLATVAVAVLGLISMGSLKQELMPSMQVPAAFVSVQSQGLAPEEMARTVTEPTEQALRAVPGVTRVTSSTSSGTADVTVEWPFDESDEETLRAVRAAAEALKPSFPSGTELQVFSGGADDMPAMVLSAGTSGDAAAFADALAREVVPALQGLNGVQRVELAGREEQRILIALRPADVERLRIDPAQIAPALEARGAAMPAGQADSERGELSVTVGTGLGSVEEIAALPFAVTADDGAVALVHLSDFADVTTETVPADSISRVNGKPALTLQVLPAQGANVVDISHAVTAELDRLAPALGGEFVTIFDQAPFIEQSIHDLSVEGGLGLLFAVLVILAFLGSWRSTVIAAVSIPLSLLITLIGLWWSGNTLNILTLGALTIAIGRVVDDSIVVIENISRRRGSGPLTIAGVVASVRQVAGAITASTLTTVAVFLPIALVSGIAGQLFRPFAVTVTIALLASLLVALTIVPVLAYWFMRGRSRRVGRARAADAAEPDTVDAVAHPAAADASAAETRVLPAAPAAEAVPTPGAGSAEPHHDDELAETRSAPDRLQRALMPALGATRRHPVLTLIASTLVLVATLAMTPFLQTDFLGSSGNESLQLTQTPEQTGDGAQLVAAAEPVERALGKVPGVRDVMTSIPVGGTAGTPTSISYDVQLDDGADAETVGDAVERALERVPDAGDVQLLTQDAFVGGAGGGIALQIRGNDPAALREASELLEAQLGESSSVQSVRSELTGEQPVVRVKLDEDRAALLGFDRALVADAVRTALEGKTVGRMMLEGRERDIVLRTPGAERTAEQLGAVVLPVTPQQTAQAQKLAADELEQKAEAEAETQRAKAAGELAEQLNEAGAQRTQLVSQLGELNAQLAELQSLPVVPQQPQDPADEAVARAHMERAEQLAAIEGAIAGARSGIEGIDEQISALRQAQSDAAEQLVQQQQAEAEQKAAARVSGTAITLADIASVEEELTAPTITRADGERQVTLTVTPRSGQLDAANAAVERAIATAELPAGVGFELGGVSAEQDEAFAQLGAAMLAAIMLVLLVMVATFRSFRGPLVLLISIPFAATGAILGLLLTNTPLGLPALIGLLMLIGIVVTNAIVLMDLVNRLRAAGASLEEAVEHGTRLRLRPILMTAAATIFALVPMSLGLTGGGVFISRPLAIVVIGGLVSSTLLTLVLVPILYTLVERRRERVALRRARRRAKRIISRRNRAAA; the protein is encoded by the coding sequence ATGTCCTTTCTCACCCGCACCAGTCTGAAGAACCGCCTGATCGTCGGGCTCGCCACCGTCGCCGTCGCCGTGCTCGGCCTCATCTCGATGGGCTCGCTCAAGCAGGAGCTCATGCCCTCGATGCAGGTGCCCGCCGCCTTCGTGTCGGTGCAGTCGCAGGGCCTCGCACCCGAGGAGATGGCCCGCACCGTCACCGAGCCCACCGAGCAGGCCCTCCGCGCCGTTCCCGGCGTGACCCGTGTGACCTCGAGCACCTCGAGCGGCACCGCCGACGTCACGGTGGAGTGGCCCTTCGACGAGAGCGACGAGGAGACGCTGCGCGCCGTGCGCGCGGCGGCCGAGGCCCTGAAGCCGTCGTTCCCGAGCGGAACCGAGCTGCAGGTGTTCTCGGGCGGCGCCGACGACATGCCCGCGATGGTGCTCAGCGCCGGCACCTCGGGCGACGCCGCGGCGTTCGCCGATGCGCTCGCCCGCGAGGTCGTGCCCGCGCTGCAGGGCCTGAACGGGGTGCAGCGGGTCGAGCTCGCCGGTCGCGAGGAGCAGCGGATCCTCATCGCGCTGCGCCCGGCCGACGTCGAGCGGCTGAGGATCGACCCCGCGCAGATCGCGCCCGCGCTCGAGGCCCGCGGCGCGGCCATGCCCGCCGGTCAGGCCGACTCGGAGCGGGGCGAGCTCTCCGTCACCGTGGGCACGGGCCTCGGCTCCGTCGAGGAGATCGCCGCGCTGCCCTTCGCCGTCACCGCGGACGACGGCGCCGTCGCCCTCGTGCACCTCTCCGACTTCGCCGATGTGACCACCGAGACGGTGCCCGCCGACAGCATCTCGCGCGTCAACGGCAAGCCGGCGCTCACCCTGCAGGTGCTCCCCGCGCAGGGCGCCAACGTGGTCGACATCTCGCACGCCGTGACCGCCGAGCTCGATCGGCTCGCGCCCGCGCTGGGGGGCGAGTTCGTGACGATCTTCGACCAGGCGCCCTTCATCGAGCAGTCCATCCACGACCTCTCGGTCGAGGGCGGGCTCGGCCTGCTCTTCGCGGTGCTCGTGATCCTCGCCTTCCTCGGCTCGTGGCGCTCGACCGTGATCGCGGCCGTGTCGATCCCGCTCTCGCTGCTCATCACCCTCATCGGCCTGTGGTGGAGCGGCAACACCCTCAACATCCTCACCCTCGGCGCGCTCACGATCGCCATCGGCCGCGTCGTCGACGACTCGATCGTGGTCATCGAGAACATCAGCCGACGCCGCGGCTCCGGGCCGCTCACGATCGCGGGGGTCGTCGCCTCCGTGCGCCAGGTGGCGGGGGCCATCACCGCGTCGACGCTCACCACGGTCGCCGTGTTCCTGCCCATCGCGCTCGTCTCGGGCATCGCGGGTCAGCTCTTCCGCCCCTTCGCCGTCACGGTGACGATCGCGCTGCTCGCCTCGCTGCTCGTCGCGCTCACGATCGTGCCCGTGCTCGCGTACTGGTTCATGCGCGGGCGGAGCCGGCGCGTCGGCCGGGCCCGGGCTGCGGACGCGGCGGAGCCGGACACGGTCGACGCCGTCGCGCACCCTGCGGCGGCGGACGCCTCCGCCGCCGAGACCCGGGTACTTCCGGCCGCGCCCGCCGCCGAGGCCGTGCCGACGCCCGGGGCGGGATCCGCGGAGCCTCACCACGACGACGAGCTGGCCGAGACCCGCTCCGCCCCCGACCGGCTGCAGCGCGCCCTCATGCCGGCGCTCGGCGCCACCCGCCGCCACCCCGTGCTCACGCTCATCGCCTCGACGCTGGTGCTCGTCGCGACGCTCGCGATGACACCCTTCCTGCAGACCGACTTCCTGGGATCGTCGGGCAACGAGAGCCTGCAGCTCACGCAGACCCCCGAGCAGACCGGTGACGGCGCGCAGCTCGTGGCGGCCGCCGAGCCCGTCGAACGCGCCCTCGGCAAAGTGCCCGGCGTGCGCGACGTGATGACCTCGATCCCCGTCGGCGGCACCGCGGGCACGCCCACCAGCATCTCCTACGACGTGCAGCTCGACGACGGCGCCGACGCCGAGACCGTCGGCGACGCCGTCGAGCGCGCGCTCGAGCGGGTGCCCGACGCCGGCGACGTGCAACTGCTCACCCAGGACGCCTTCGTGGGCGGCGCCGGCGGCGGCATCGCCCTGCAGATCCGCGGCAACGACCCGGCCGCGCTGCGCGAGGCCAGCGAGCTGCTGGAGGCGCAGCTCGGCGAGTCGTCGAGCGTGCAGTCCGTACGGAGCGAGCTCACGGGAGAGCAGCCCGTGGTGCGCGTCAAGCTCGACGAGGATCGGGCCGCGCTGCTGGGCTTCGACCGCGCACTCGTGGCGGACGCCGTGCGCACCGCGCTCGAGGGCAAGACCGTCGGCCGAATGATGCTCGAGGGCCGCGAGCGCGACATCGTGCTGCGCACCCCCGGCGCCGAACGCACCGCCGAGCAGCTGGGGGCCGTCGTGCTGCCGGTCACGCCGCAGCAGACCGCGCAGGCCCAGAAGCTCGCCGCCGACGAACTCGAGCAGAAGGCCGAGGCCGAGGCCGAGACCCAGCGCGCCAAGGCGGCGGGCGAGCTCGCCGAGCAGCTGAACGAGGCAGGGGCGCAGCGCACTCAGCTCGTCTCCCAGCTGGGAGAGCTGAACGCGCAGCTCGCCGAGCTGCAGAGCCTGCCGGTCGTGCCGCAGCAGCCGCAGGATCCCGCCGATGAGGCCGTCGCGCGCGCCCACATGGAGCGCGCCGAGCAGCTCGCCGCGATCGAGGGCGCCATCGCGGGGGCGCGCAGCGGCATCGAGGGCATCGACGAGCAGATCTCGGCGCTGCGCCAGGCCCAGTCCGACGCCGCCGAGCAGCTCGTGCAGCAGCAGCAGGCCGAGGCCGAGCAGAAGGCGGCGGCACGGGTCAGCGGCACCGCGATCACCCTCGCCGACATCGCCTCCGTCGAGGAGGAGCTCACCGCCCCGACGATTACGCGGGCCGACGGCGAGCGCCAGGTCACCCTCACCGTCACTCCGCGCAGCGGTCAGCTCGACGCCGCGAACGCCGCCGTCGAACGCGCCATCGCCACCGCCGAGCTGCCCGCGGGCGTCGGCTTCGAACTCGGCGGCGTCAGCGCCGAGCAGGACGAGGCGTTCGCCCAGCTCGGCGCGGCGATGCTCGCCGCCATCATGCTGGTGCTGCTGGTGATGGTCGCCACGTTCCGCAGCTTCCGCGGCCCTCTCGTGCTGCTCATCTCGATCCCGTTCGCGGCGACGGGAGCGATCCTCGGCCTGCTGCTCACGAACACCCCGCTCGGGCTGCCCGCGCTCATCGGCCTGCTCATGCTGATCGGCATCGTCGTCACGAACGCGATCGTGCTCATGGACCTCGTGAACCGTCTGCGCGCCGCCGGCGCATCGCTCGAGGAGGCCGTCGAGCACGGCACCCGTCTGCGCCTGCGCCCGATCCTCATGACCGCCGCGGCGACCATCTTCGCCCTCGTGCCCATGTCGCTCGGACTCACGGGCGGCGGCGTGTTCATCTCGCGCCCGCTCGCCATCGTGGTGATCGGCGGCCTCGTCTCGTCGACGCTGCTCACCCTGGTGCTCGTGCCGATCCTCTACACCCTCGTCGAGCGGCGCCGCGAGCGGGTCGCCCTGCGACGGGCGCGCCGCAGGGCGAAGCGCATCATCTCGCGGAGGAACCGGGCGGCGGCGTGA
- a CDS encoding amino acid ABC transporter permease: MSQATVLYDAPGPKARTRSRIISVLGVLALAALLGWVVWRLIQPQVAVNGNETPGMLDPSRWDVLAYSEVWQYIGRGAWNTIRAAAVAMVGAMLLGMLFVFGRLADSALVRVPVAVILEFFRGMPVLLMMLFILLVASTGAFWAVVIALIIYNGAIVGEALRAGILALNKGQREAGLSIGLTPVRTRLLIEFPQAFTQMLPILVAQMVVLLKDTSLGYIVAYSELAKTVKDASTFYGNRYLFTFWVVAVVIYLAINLTVSWFGRRMARFAAARGGRGAGATKGLAGPAAAEAGGEIAITPPPGSSAR; this comes from the coding sequence ATGAGTCAGGCGACGGTTCTCTACGACGCGCCGGGCCCGAAGGCGCGCACGCGGTCGCGCATCATCTCGGTGCTGGGCGTGCTCGCGCTCGCCGCGCTGCTCGGCTGGGTGGTCTGGCGGCTCATCCAGCCGCAGGTGGCGGTCAACGGCAACGAGACGCCGGGCATGCTCGACCCCTCCCGGTGGGACGTGCTCGCCTACTCGGAGGTGTGGCAGTACATCGGGCGGGGCGCGTGGAACACGATCCGCGCCGCCGCGGTGGCGATGGTCGGCGCCATGCTGCTCGGCATGCTCTTCGTCTTCGGACGCCTCGCCGACAGCGCGCTGGTGCGCGTGCCGGTGGCCGTGATCCTCGAGTTCTTCCGCGGCATGCCCGTGCTGCTCATGATGCTGTTCATCCTGCTCGTCGCGTCGACCGGCGCGTTCTGGGCGGTGGTGATCGCGCTCATCATCTACAACGGCGCGATCGTGGGCGAGGCGCTCAGGGCGGGCATCCTCGCGCTGAACAAGGGGCAGCGCGAGGCCGGCCTGTCGATCGGCCTCACCCCGGTGCGCACGCGGCTGCTCATCGAGTTCCCGCAGGCCTTCACCCAGATGCTGCCGATCCTCGTGGCGCAGATGGTGGTGCTGCTGAAGGACACGTCGCTCGGCTACATCGTCGCCTACTCCGAGCTCGCGAAGACCGTGAAGGACGCCTCGACGTTCTACGGCAACCGTTACCTCTTCACCTTCTGGGTGGTCGCGGTGGTCATCTACCTCGCGATCAACCTGACGGTGTCGTGGTTCGGGCGACGCATGGCCCGGTTCGCGGCGGCGCGCGGCGGCCGCGGCGCGGGCGCGACCAAGGGGCTGGCCGGCCCGGCCGCGGCCGAGGCGGGCGGCGAGATCGCGATCACGCCGCCGCCCGGTTCCTCCGCGAGATGA
- a CDS encoding amino acid ABC transporter permease, which translates to MDVLIANSGDILAGFLMTLRLLVFGGLGAMAIGLVVATMRISPVASLRTFATVYTELVRNTPLTLLLMFMVFVLPLIVPSRPPYEVLASIGLAIYTSPFVAEALRSGINGVPVGQAEAARSIGLAFGQTLTLVVLPQALRMVVPPLINVFIALTKNTSVAGGFFVVELFATARQLTNANGQAVIPILIGVACFYLLITIPLGLIAGQIEKRVRVLR; encoded by the coding sequence GTGGACGTGCTGATCGCGAACTCCGGCGACATCCTCGCCGGGTTCCTGATGACGCTCAGGCTGCTGGTCTTCGGCGGCCTCGGAGCGATGGCCATCGGCCTCGTGGTGGCCACCATGCGCATCTCGCCGGTGGCGTCGCTGCGCACCTTCGCGACGGTCTACACCGAGCTGGTGCGCAACACCCCGCTGACGCTGCTGCTGATGTTCATGGTGTTCGTGCTGCCGCTCATCGTGCCGAGCCGCCCGCCCTACGAGGTGCTCGCCTCGATCGGCCTCGCGATCTACACGTCGCCGTTCGTCGCCGAGGCGCTGCGCAGCGGCATCAACGGCGTGCCGGTGGGGCAGGCCGAGGCGGCCAGGTCGATCGGCCTCGCCTTCGGGCAGACCCTCACCCTGGTGGTGCTGCCCCAGGCGCTGCGCATGGTGGTGCCGCCGCTGATCAACGTGTTCATCGCGCTCACGAAGAACACCTCGGTCGCGGGCGGCTTCTTCGTGGTCGAGCTGTTCGCCACCGCGAGGCAGCTCACGAACGCCAACGGGCAGGCCGTGATCCCGATCCTCATCGGCGTCGCCTGCTTCTATCTGCTGATCACCATTCCGCTCGGCCTCATCGCCGGGCAGATCGAGAAGAGAGTGCGGGTGCTGCGATGA
- a CDS encoding glutamate ABC transporter substrate-binding protein produces the protein MMRITKYAAVMAAAGALLLTACASGSPNETGDDAAPAPAEDVSFDEGTTMAKLHDAGKITIGTKYDQPLFGLMNPASNEPEGFDVEIGKLVAANLGLSEDQIEWKEAVSANREPFIQNGEVDIVVATYTINDDRKQVIDFAGPYYIAGQDLLVLQGNPEGITGIDDVKGKRVCSVTGSTSEENLKEAGVEVLATDTYSNCLEPLRSGDVVAVSTDNVILAGLADQNEGEFEVVDNPFTEEPYGIGLKKDDQEFRDFINDVLEQSFEDGAWAAAWDKTAGTVLSTPEPPAIDCY, from the coding sequence ATGATGCGAATCACCAAGTACGCGGCGGTCATGGCGGCCGCCGGAGCGCTGCTGCTCACCGCCTGCGCGTCGGGATCGCCGAACGAGACCGGCGATGACGCCGCACCCGCGCCGGCCGAGGACGTGAGCTTCGACGAGGGCACGACGATGGCGAAGCTGCACGACGCCGGCAAGATCACCATCGGCACGAAATACGATCAACCGCTCTTCGGCCTCATGAATCCGGCCTCGAACGAGCCCGAGGGCTTCGACGTCGAGATCGGCAAGCTCGTCGCCGCGAATCTCGGCCTCAGCGAAGACCAGATCGAGTGGAAGGAAGCGGTCTCGGCGAATCGCGAACCGTTCATCCAGAACGGCGAGGTCGACATCGTCGTCGCCACCTACACGATCAACGACGACCGCAAGCAGGTGATCGACTTCGCGGGTCCGTACTACATCGCAGGCCAGGATCTGCTCGTGCTGCAGGGCAACCCCGAGGGCATCACCGGCATCGACGACGTGAAGGGCAAGCGGGTCTGCTCGGTCACCGGTTCGACCTCCGAGGAGAACCTCAAGGAGGCCGGTGTCGAGGTGCTCGCCACCGACACCTACTCCAACTGCCTCGAGCCGCTGCGCTCGGGCGACGTCGTCGCGGTCTCGACCGACAACGTGATCCTCGCGGGCCTCGCCGACCAGAACGAGGGCGAGTTCGAGGTGGTCGACAACCCGTTCACCGAGGAGCCCTACGGCATCGGCCTGAAGAAGGACGACCAGGAGTTCCGCGACTTCATCAACGACGTGCTGGAGCAGTCGTTCGAGGACGGCGCCTGGGCCGCGGCCTGGGACAAGACGGCGGGCACCGTGCTCTCCACGCCCGAGCCGCCGGCCATCGACTGCTACTGA
- a CDS encoding amino acid ABC transporter ATP-binding protein, with the protein MDAVNKHYGELHVLNDINTQVGRGEVVVVLGPSGSGKSTLCRAINRLETIDSGTITIDGVPLPEEGKGLAKLRADVGMVFQAFNLFAHKTILENVTLGPVKVRGLGRKAAEERAMALLDRVGIADQARKLPSQLSGGQQQRAAIARSLAMEPKLILLDEPTSALDPEMINEVLDVMIGLANDGMTMVAVTHEMGFARRAADRILFMADGQIVEEATPEQFFTDPQTSRAQDFLSKILGH; encoded by the coding sequence ATGGACGCGGTCAACAAGCACTACGGCGAGCTGCACGTGCTCAACGACATCAACACCCAGGTCGGCCGCGGCGAGGTGGTGGTCGTGCTCGGGCCGTCGGGATCGGGCAAGTCGACCCTGTGCCGCGCCATCAACCGCCTCGAGACGATCGACTCCGGCACCATCACGATCGACGGCGTGCCGCTGCCCGAGGAGGGCAAGGGCCTCGCGAAGCTGCGAGCCGACGTGGGCATGGTGTTCCAGGCCTTCAACCTCTTCGCGCACAAGACGATCCTCGAGAACGTCACGCTCGGCCCCGTCAAGGTGCGCGGCCTCGGCCGCAAGGCGGCCGAGGAGCGGGCAATGGCCCTGCTCGATCGGGTGGGCATCGCCGACCAGGCGCGCAAGCTGCCTTCCCAGCTCTCGGGCGGTCAGCAGCAGCGGGCGGCGATCGCCCGCTCCCTCGCGATGGAGCCTAAGCTGATCCTGCTCGACGAGCCGACGAGCGCCCTCGACCCCGAGATGATCAACGAGGTGCTCGACGTGATGATCGGCCTCGCGAACGACGGCATGACGATGGTCGCGGTCACGCACGAGATGGGCTTCGCCCGCAGGGCCGCCGACCGGATCCTCTTCATGGCCGACGGCCAGATCGTCGAGGAGGCGACCCCCGAGCAGTTCTTCACCGACCCCCAGACGTCTCGAGCGCAGGACTTCCTGTCGAAGATCCTGGGCCACTGA
- a CDS encoding Fur family transcriptional regulator: MQPKRNTWQREAVRAALAEARGFVSAQQLHQELRDGGSTIGLATVYRALASLTDTGEADSLQSPEGENLFRSCTMTGHHHHLICRSCGDTRELSATVVEEWTRKVGAEHGFTEIEHVVDLFGLCERCRAKASTQVAAGE, from the coding sequence GTGCAGCCGAAACGGAACACGTGGCAGCGCGAGGCGGTGCGCGCGGCCCTGGCCGAGGCGCGCGGGTTCGTGAGCGCGCAGCAGCTGCACCAGGAGCTGCGCGACGGCGGGTCGACGATCGGTCTCGCGACCGTGTACCGCGCGCTCGCCAGCCTCACCGACACGGGCGAGGCCGATTCGCTGCAGTCGCCCGAGGGCGAGAACCTGTTCCGCTCGTGCACGATGACGGGCCACCACCACCACCTCATCTGCCGCAGCTGCGGCGACACCCGCGAGCTCTCCGCCACCGTGGTCGAGGAGTGGACGCGCAAGGTCGGGGCCGAGCACGGCTTCACCGAGATCGAGCACGTGGTCGACCTCTTCGGCCTCTGCGAGCGCTGCCGTGCGAAGGCGTCGACGCAGGTCGCGGCCGGGGAGTGA
- a CDS encoding metal ABC transporter permease has product MNYFALAAVELILLGLLSGLAGTLIVLRRRSFFAVALSHATFPGGVVFAVLGWNLLLGQALFALLLVLVMTLLSRIPGQGRQVASGVVLSLGFALGTLLSSLNPGLGVPVEALLVGSPLGVTASDVGVTAVVLVLVAGVLAAARRPILFHTFDPVGFAAAGFRAWPVELVVSGVVAASVVVAMPAVGAILGVAVLIGPAAAARALTSRIEWLPPIAAGIGVAGGLVGLWASREFGIAAGGSVGLVMTAMFLVALAIRALLPRRGAGRSGAAVGAASAMGVPEAPGSHPG; this is encoded by the coding sequence ATGAACTACTTCGCGCTCGCGGCCGTCGAGCTGATCCTGCTCGGCCTGCTCTCGGGTCTGGCCGGCACGCTCATCGTGCTGCGCCGCCGCTCGTTCTTCGCGGTCGCGCTGAGCCACGCGACGTTCCCGGGGGGCGTGGTCTTCGCGGTGCTCGGCTGGAATCTGCTGCTCGGGCAGGCCCTGTTCGCGCTGCTGCTCGTGCTGGTGATGACGCTGCTCTCGCGCATCCCGGGGCAGGGCCGGCAGGTGGCGAGCGGTGTGGTGCTCTCGCTCGGCTTCGCGCTGGGCACACTGCTGTCGAGCCTCAACCCGGGCCTCGGGGTGCCGGTCGAGGCGCTGCTCGTGGGTTCGCCGCTCGGGGTGACCGCGAGCGACGTGGGAGTCACCGCGGTGGTGCTGGTGCTCGTCGCGGGTGTGCTCGCGGCGGCGCGGCGCCCGATCCTGTTCCACACCTTCGACCCCGTCGGGTTCGCGGCCGCGGGCTTCCGCGCCTGGCCCGTCGAGCTCGTGGTGTCGGGGGTGGTGGCCGCCTCGGTGGTGGTGGCGATGCCGGCTGTGGGGGCGATCTTGGGCGTCGCGGTGCTCATCGGCCCGGCGGCCGCAGCGCGGGCGCTGACGTCGCGGATCGAGTGGCTGCCGCCGATCGCGGCCGGCATCGGCGTCGCGGGCGGGCTCGTCGGGCTGTGGGCGTCGCGGGAGTTCGGGATCGCGGCGGGCGGATCCGTGGGGCTCGTGATGACGGCGATGTTCCTCGTGGCGCTCGCGATCCGCGCCCTGCTGCCGCGCCGCGGGGCGGGGCGCTCCGGGGCCGCCGTGGGCGCCGCGTCGGCGATGGGCGTGCCGGAGGCGCCGGGATCGCACCCGGGCTGA
- a CDS encoding metal ABC transporter permease codes for MVALIASSALEIFALPFMWRALVTVAILAVAAGVVGLFISFRELEFVSDGLVHAVFPGLVVGAALGGTAGVLPGAVVAALLAAVLFTVIERRGIGADAAIAVVLTGLFSLGVVLVSRQEGYVSQLQELLFGRLLTVTSAQLWQILVVAVAAILIVLVTRRAQLFRAFDPAGFEAAGFRTLRTDLALGVAVALLTVAGVQALGVLMVVALLTVPMAAARLISRGFALLIPIAILLPLLAGAAGLWLSFEWSVGAGATVSPGSVVVLLLIAVYLLAAAVRTVRDRGRA; via the coding sequence GTGGTCGCTCTGATCGCGTCGTCCGCGCTCGAGATCTTCGCACTGCCGTTCATGTGGCGCGCGCTCGTGACGGTTGCGATCCTCGCGGTCGCAGCGGGGGTGGTGGGCCTCTTCATCAGCTTCCGCGAGCTCGAGTTCGTGAGCGACGGCCTCGTGCACGCGGTCTTCCCGGGGCTCGTGGTGGGGGCGGCGCTCGGCGGCACCGCGGGCGTGCTGCCCGGCGCGGTGGTCGCCGCCCTGCTGGCGGCGGTGCTGTTCACGGTGATCGAGCGGCGCGGGATCGGGGCCGACGCGGCGATCGCGGTGGTGCTCACGGGCCTGTTCAGCCTGGGCGTGGTGCTCGTCTCGCGACAGGAGGGCTACGTCTCGCAGCTGCAGGAGCTGCTCTTCGGCCGCCTGCTCACGGTGACGTCGGCGCAGCTCTGGCAGATCCTGGTGGTGGCCGTCGCGGCGATCCTGATCGTGCTCGTCACGCGCCGTGCGCAGCTCTTCCGCGCCTTCGACCCGGCCGGCTTCGAGGCCGCGGGGTTCCGCACGCTGCGCACCGACCTCGCGCTCGGCGTCGCGGTGGCGCTGCTCACGGTGGCCGGGGTGCAGGCCCTCGGCGTGCTCATGGTGGTGGCGCTGCTGACGGTGCCCATGGCCGCGGCCCGCCTGATCTCGCGCGGATTCGCGCTGCTCATCCCGATCGCGATCCTGCTGCCGCTGCTCGCTGGCGCGGCGGGGCTGTGGCTGTCGTTCGAGTGGTCGGTCGGCGCGGGGGCGACGGTCTCGCCCGGCTCGGTGGTCGTGCTGCTGCTCATCGCCGTGTACCTGCTGGCGGCGGCGGTGCGTACAGTGCGGGATCGGGGGCGCGCATGA
- a CDS encoding metal ABC transporter ATP-binding protein, which produces MTAAPSASEAALVLDGAAFGYAGETRVERLSLDVPRGAAVALIGPNGSGKSTLLRGILGLAELTAGEVRVLGGSPDRARRSIGTLPQTDSRDTTLPVSLRQVVTMGLYRSRGALRPIGREGRAAVAAALERVGLAAFAGRRFGELSGGQQQRGILARALVSDPQLLLLDEPFNGLDRENRDALLRLVRELRDEGRTVIVSTHDLEIAQQACTHVLLLASGHTPDQPGHPAAFGPLDEALTLDAVQHAFQDTTVELDHHTVTTTRETE; this is translated from the coding sequence GTGACAGCCGCACCCTCCGCCTCCGAAGCCGCGCTCGTCCTCGACGGCGCGGCATTCGGCTATGCCGGCGAGACCCGCGTCGAGCGGCTCTCGCTCGACGTGCCGCGCGGTGCGGCCGTGGCGCTGATCGGTCCCAACGGCTCGGGCAAGTCGACGCTGCTGCGCGGCATCCTGGGGCTGGCCGAGCTCACGGCGGGCGAGGTGCGCGTGCTGGGCGGCTCGCCGGATCGGGCCCGGCGCAGCATCGGCACGCTGCCGCAGACCGACAGCCGGGACACGACGCTGCCGGTGAGTCTGCGCCAGGTGGTGACGATGGGGCTGTACCGCTCGCGGGGGGCGCTGCGACCCATCGGTCGCGAGGGGCGCGCCGCGGTGGCCGCGGCTCTGGAGCGCGTCGGGCTCGCCGCGTTCGCGGGGCGCCGCTTCGGCGAGCTGTCGGGCGGCCAGCAGCAGCGCGGCATCCTGGCCCGGGCACTCGTGTCGGATCCGCAGCTGCTGCTGCTCGACGAGCCGTTCAACGGACTGGATCGCGAGAACCGCGATGCGCTGCTGCGCCTGGTGCGCGAGCTGCGCGACGAGGGCCGCACCGTGATCGTGTCGACGCACGACCTCGAGATCGCGCAGCAGGCCTGCACGCACGTGCTGCTGCTGGCGAGCGGCCACACGCCGGATCAGCCGGGGCACCCCGCCGCGTTCGGCCCGCTCGACGAGGCGCTCACGCTCGACGCGGTGCAGCACGCCTTCCAGGACACCACGGTCGAGCTCGACCACCACACCGTCACCACGACCCGGGAGACCGAGTAG